The window CATCGTTCCGGTATAGCCGCCCTTGCCGCCGGCCAGCGGCGTGCCGCCGAGCACCACGGCGATGATCGACGGCAGCATGTAGCTTTCGCCGACATTGGCGAAGGACGACCCGGAGTAGCCCAGCAGGCACATGCCGGCAATCGCCGCGAACATGCCGGAGAGCACGAACAGCGACACGCGAACCGTGCGCACCGGCACGCCGGCCATGTGGGCCGCCTGCTCGTTGGAGCCGATCGCGTAGATGCGGTATCCGAAGACCGTTCGCTTGAGCAGGAACGCCATCAGGATACCGATCGCGATCCAGAGCCAGATGATCCCCGGCAGGCCGAACAGGAAGGGCTGGGTGACGAACTGGGAGAGACCGGGTGCGGCGCGGCCGGACGGAATGCCCTGGCGAATGACCACCAGTAGCCCCTGCAACACGCCCAGCATGCCGAGCGTCATGACCAGGGGCGGAATACGCAGAAGCGTGACGCCAAGCCCGTTGGCCAGCCCGACGACGCCACCCACCGCCAGGCAGGCGAGGATCGCCGGCACGATGCCGCTATCCTGCCCGCTCATCAGATTGCCGGCGACGATCGCCGACAGCGACACCACGCCGCCGACCGACAGGTCGATGCCTTCGCGCCCGCCGAGGATGACGAGGTTCTGGCCGGCGGCGACGATGCCGAGCAGGGCTGCCACGAT is drawn from Mesorhizobium sp. CAU 1732 and contains these coding sequences:
- a CDS encoding ABC transporter permease, producing MSTTTTSQTARSFPLMDIVKNPIVVALVLIVALLALGEALSPGFASLQQVLRLSIVAALLGIVAAGQNLVILGGREGIDLSVGGVVSLSAIVAGNLMSGQDSGIVPAILACLAVGGVVGLANGLGVTLLRIPPLVMTLGMLGVLQGLLVVIRQGIPSGRAAPGLSQFVTQPFLFGLPGIIWLWIAIGILMAFLLKRTVFGYRIYAIGSNEQAAHMAGVPVRTVRVSLFVLSGMFAAIAGMCLLGYSGSSFANVGESYMLPSIIAVVLGGTPLAGGKGGYTGTMAGAVLLIVLQSILTTLNIDESGRQMIFGATLLVLMLFYGRGKAMRG